ATTTTACATCCCTGGCATAAGAAAACAATAGCTTCAGGTTCAGTGAGGATCCCAGGAAATACCCTGGCCCCAGTGATCTCTTAACAAACTACTTTAGTTTGAAGCAAGTGTTACACCTGTggtttcctgttttcttcttattgcAGGAAATAAAGAGTTATGGCAATTCAAAATTCCTCAGACGTTTTACTGCTTTTGGCAGCCTTTGCTGACAGGCCTCCTTTCCCGAAGTTTTACACAGATCCTAATAGAGAAAATGTTTATGGAGCTGAAGGAATGTTCTGACTCTTCAGAACTCCGGCCTCAGTTCTTAATCAGCTGGATTTCTGAGATGCTGACTGGCATTGCCAAAGTCAACGCTGGTGAGTATGTCTGGAATTTCTGTGTGTATATGTTAAGAGTCTCTTCTGTACTGTTGTGAAAACCGGGAGAGCGGTGTGACCTTCAGCTGGGAAGTGTAATAACCCAATTATTACAGTTTGTTATGTGAACGtagagctttttttcttgcatttctcaCACTTTTCAACCAGCAGTTTATGTCAGTCATGTACTTCTTAGCCAAAAATTGAAATTGTTATtggcagctttgctgcagccttGTCAAGACAGAAAGAGCCAATCTCTCCCATGAAAGATCAGGCCCTGAAGTATTGTTTTTTCCAGATATTAGTACGATACTTTACAAACACATCTTATGGCTTTCCTGTCTGGGGTGGTGTGCACAGAACCAGCTTGGCAATGTCTGCACCTCACTGTGGTTGTGTCTTGTGGAGCTAACCTGGCTGTCCATGCATTGGCAAGTCACTTGCAGCAACCTTGATGTATTTGGCCAGTACATCTGGTCTTGGACTTGGGTTGGAATGCCAGCTTGTTTGAGGATGTGTTTCAGTAAAAATGCAAAGGGGTGAAGGACATATTTCTAGTGAGTTTTGAGcaccttgttttctttatcttttttgaagggaagaaaagacagcaCTGTAACAAACAGGTGCCAGTGAAGGAGCTGTTCCTTCATAAAGTTCCTTTGCAATGGATAAGACTGACTGACAATTGCTTGGAAGCTCCCTGCTGGGCAACCCCACACCTTCTTCAGCTGTAAGTTTTATCCTGTGACAGCAAACAGTGCTCTGTAACAGCTTTGGCCAGCTCCCTTGAGATGTGCTGAGTTACAGCTGTGTTCCCTTCCCTCCCTATGCATCTAGTAGAAATTGTGGTAGGTACATATGAAGCCCTGTTTGTTGCTGCTCATCTCCCCATCGATTCTAcaaagagaagaaggaggaggattTAGAAGGACCgcactttcaaaatgaaagtgGAGATTATCTGGGGAGGTATTAAAAGAAGCAATGCCATCAGAAGAAAGTGACTTGGTAGCAGAGATGTGACTGCTTATACAGGTGATATAAATTTAGCACAGGTAGTAACTATTCCAcatgaaaacagcaaagcaggaatTCAAGTAGAAGTATTCCAAGTCCTTAATTTTAATCACAAAGAGGGAGTATTCCAACATCTACCCACCAGGGAATAGTCAGGTTTTGCCTGTTAGAGGAGATACATTGAACGAGCTGTCCTGGAGGACACTCACACTTAAAAGCCTGCTCAGCTTGATAAATCTTCATCTGgaaccttcttttcttttaagacttTTACATTGCCCTTTTCCTTTCTAGGATCCTCACAATCATGAGACCTCGCTTGCCACGTTCTTCACGGAAGAACCTTCTCTATCTTGCTTCCATTTACACAGAAGGAGGTGGCCCTTTGTCCAGCCCAGGCCTCTCTTCAGACAGCAGTGAACAGCCAATTTACACTATAGAGAGCTTACAGTGGAAGACGAGGCAAGAAAATCAGGTTAAAAATCAAGGGCAGACTGTAGAGAAACAAGATGATGTGCTGGAGAGAGACAACAGCGtagaggaggtggaggaggaggaagaagagatggtAACTGAAACAAATCCTTTGGAAGGACTTGCTCATTCTGGTAACATGGTGGCTATTGCTGAGAAAAGGGCAGCACTGCAAGGATCTGCTTGGCAGATCACTGCAGGTAAGAAATGACTTCGTAAGACTTGGTCTTTGTCACTGGCAGATATTAATTGAAATGCAAAAGCAGCTCAGCCCTCTGGGCCTGGCCAGAATTGAAGCATGCTTCAAAATCATCAAAATGCTAAACCACTGAAAACTGTGGTTTTTCCAATCTTCTGTTTACGTGCAGGAGTCAGCTCTTAAACTCTTAAAATACTGGGAATGCTTTTTCCAGGAGCAGGTTGTTACTGCCTCATGAAATTCTTTATCAGGCTTTTCCaaactgttaaaaatgtcaATGTATCCAGTTGATGGAGCAGCATATGTGCAGCTGTGAACGGCAAAAACATATTGATGTTTCTTGGACTTCTATTGTCAGGCTTGGGGGTATTTGAAAGCACAGTTTGGCTGTGCTGGAAAGCACCAGTTATATGCTTGTAAGTTCCATGCTCCAGGAAAATTGCAGGTGCAAGATGGTggtaagcaaaagaaaggagcaAGAGAAGTTTTTAGAAGGAATAAACGGTTTATAACTGTTATTAAACAGTTAtataaaaaagtgttttgtcaGCATTATTATGGTAGCTGTACTTTCTCTTTGAGGTGGAGGGTTCTGTAGCCAGGAACGTTTTTGGATGAGTGATTTGTGGAGGGATTTGAAGACAGGAAGAGAAAGTTGGTGGAGAGGAGTTGGAGGAAAAGTGATatttaaaggaagaaggaaaacagccaTTAGAAGTCAATGAACTCTTGTACCCCACTCGCTGCTGTGAACAGCTTTTTAGAGCTGGACATTTTGAGAACAGAAGTGAAATTGTCCTCTGCTTCAGTGACTTTGGTTCAGATCAAGCAAGGCTTTCACTGAAGGAACATGCATTGTATCCTGAACCACCCGGGTTTTGTGAAGATTCTGTTTATGTACTTGTTTGTGGGTAAacttaatttctgtttgaataaCATTTGTGTAGCTGAACAGATCCTTGAACAATTTGAAACTGTAGCCAGTAGGTATGTACAAACCCGTGCCAACATGTGGTGTATGAGCTAGGTTGTTCCCCAAAAGCCGTTTGACTTACAGCTGCATTAGATGTTACCTAATTCCATTTCTGCCCCTTTTAAATTATACTACTTAGAAAGCACTATCCTATGTGGTGTTCTATTAAATGCCCAAGAATGGtataaaaggagaaatggaTGAATCTGCTGGTTCTTTAGGGCAGTGCTTGGGGTTTTGAGCAGATATCAGGTACACAAAACAAATTGGTTTCaggcaaagagaaggaaatgggcAAGTTGTAGGTGGTTAGTAGGGATCTTAAATACTCTGTGTAATTATTGCTGGCTCTCTGGAGTGCCTCACTTGTGAAGGCTTCTGTCTGCTGGTCTTCGCTGAGCTGGTGGTAAGCATTGTAGAACTAAATGTTCTCATATCAAGAAAGCACATAGGCTTAAGAGATTCTATTGTCACAACAGTGACACATAATCATCTGTAGCTTTCATTTAGTTAGAtgtgaaataattaaatttaatggGGGATTTCCCTGTTGCGAACTGCCTTTGAAATTTTGGCACCACAATCTAAAGGAGTGGACTCATTGATGTTTATTGGTTGTGGTGGATGGTTTCCCACCGTGAACTTGCTGGCCCTCATTGGAAGGCAAGTTTAACAAATGTGAAGTCATGGAGAGGAAACAGCAATAGGTGCTTGTGAAAACAAATAGCAGAATTCCCAAGACATTGTCATATTCTTATTAGTTAGAACTAGAATCTTTGCTGAGTACCTGAGATTGTTCCTTTTTGCTGAGTGGCCAAGTTGCATGAGACAGCATTTGTGGACTTAGGGGGATCTTGTTCTTTGAAAATCTCTCTGGGGAGCTCAGATTTCTTGTCCATGTGCTGTTTTTATCCAGATGAAGTTCGATGGCAAGACTTTCCTCTTGGGAAACTCCCAGGTCAGACAGACGACCCCGATGGTCTCATGTTGGATAATTATTCCATGATGTCCCTGCTTGACCAGCCACTGAGAGATGAGTGGAAGTCTCCCAATACAAAGTGAGTAATAGCATGGGCAGGACTTTGCCCCTGACCCATGAAATACATTTGTCTCTGCCTTGTACTGTATAATGTGAAATACTGAGGATGAGATTTCCTTTTTACTTCTGATTAAATAGTTTGACCCAAGTATCTGCTGCTCTCTCTAGTATCTACCAACTGCACTGCTCATGAATTTTTcaagaaatgtgtgtgtttggaagGCCCTGTGCACTGCTGGTGTAATAGCATAACAGTCTGCTCTTCAGACTGTGCTGACAACTGTCAGTGTTGTCTGATGCTAGTCTGACAGTAAGACACAGTCTGCTGATCCCTTAGAGGTACTAGTATGGAAGTGCAGGATCTTTAAAACAAGCTGCTGTGAGCTGGTGCAGAATGTGCCTTGTGCTACACTGGGATGAGTAATTTTAATGGGAAGAACTGTTGCCTTACGATTAAAGCCATCAGGGCTAGGAGCCTTGGAAGTCATTTAGCCTCTCCCAATGTCAGTTTTCCCACACTAGCTAATCTTGTATGGGAAGGAGGAGTCATTGTAAAATGCACAGTGGTTTGCTGAAGCACTCTGAGGTGCATTAGTGGGAAAGCCTGAAGGTGAGAAGAGagccacaaaagaaagaaaagaaagcgGTTGACTGCAGGTTGCTTTTGTAACACCTGAGGGAGGAATTGGTTGTACATAACTGGGGTGGGAAATACCGGAGAGTTTCACATCAGTGAATGCAAACGtctcttttctgtgtgcttGAAATGGGGACTGTAATGTGCATCCTGAGTAAGGCCTGTGTCTCTGCAGTCCCAGTTGTTCATCCTATGGTTAACCAGCATGAGATAAAGTCTCTTCTCCTCACCCTCCCTCATTGCAACAGGAAACTCTTCCTGCTTGTTTGTACTGCATGCTACATTGACAATATGCTTGCATTGTTGATGGACACAGCCAGACACAAGTTATTGCTACCTGGATTGCTGTGACAACTCACCAGTATCATAGGAAGTTACTTCGTGAAGCCCTAACGGTCATCCTTTGGAGCTGAAAGAATATACACAACAGTTACCTCTCCACATTTGTCTCCTTCATCTTTTCATGTCATCAAGTCTGAGAACTGCTGTTTGCAATTCCTGCTGTTCTCATTCCTTTCTGggaatgtatttttgttttgcactcCTTGGTCTTTTGCACTATCTGCAAGTTAAATGCAGTGGCATAATTGGCAATCAAAAATATGATTTCCATGGTATCCTTTGAGGAAGCCGTCTTAGAATCTTACTATGTTCACTCCTTTCTAAAATAAACCATTGCAAGGATTGTGAGAAACTGCTGTTCAGCAGCTTGGAAGTTACTAGCACAGCCTCAGCAGGCTCGAAAAGTGTTTCTGTTAGCTGGGGCTCTGATCCTCAGCCACAGTATGTTGGCGTTGCCCAGTGACcttttcagagctgcagctaGTAATTTCAGCTGCAGATCTCGCCTCAGTAAAGAAACACAGATTGTCATGGCAATAACAGTGGCATTCTATAAAGCTTTAGTTAGGTCACCTCTGCTACTAAAGGAAGCTTGTCCAGTTAAACCATCCCATTGAAGACATTTTAATAGGGTTATTTCACCCTTTGAAGTCAAACTCAAATGCTGTAAGCTGTCAATATCACCACATACACAATAGGAGATGGgcttatatgtattttaatccAAGGAACACTTCAGAATATAAATGAATGGCAGTTATTTTCTTAAACACTTGATAGGGTAACTTTCTAATCAGTGATTCTTTCCCCATAGTTGATGGGCCAAATCTAGTAGCTTCCAGAAAATGTGAGTAACAATGACAGTCATGCAGCCTGGGGTGCTGCATTGGGAAGAGCTCCAGTACATACTCATATTTTCACATATTCAGAGTTGTCTTCAGATTCCAGTTTCAAACCTTCCAACAAGCAAGGTTTCCATTCTTCTCCATCGTCTTGGTCATCCTCCCCAGGACCAGTCTGCTCTTTGGTCAGTTCAGGCCTGCTGAGAGGGCATTGTTTGTGCTTGATTCATCCAATTGAAATGTAAAATCAGCATCTTGGAGATTCCTGGGTAATCAGAAAGAAACTGTCATttactgctgctctttctgATGGTCGAAATACTTAATGGAGTCCTTGGTTCCAACACTTCTAAAAGAGGCAGGACCAAACCTGTGTCTCCTTATATCGAGAGGGTAAATGAGTTACCCTTTTTGAGCCTTCCTGAATGATGTTAATCTCTGGTAGGACTTATGCTTTGAGCACTGCATGAATTTCATGTTTAGAGGGCAGCTAACCATTTGTCTTCTGATAGTTGATCAtcccaaaaagaaaaggaaaactataCTAGATGCAGAAACCCCCTTTTGATTCAGCAGAAGAGCCCACTGGTGTCAGCCAGCCATGAATCATGTCTCTTGCAACATGTTCCATGTCGGGAATAAGGCAAATTCCTGGAATTTACATATCTACTTCTAAtctgcagagccctggcacTCTGACTGTAGTCACAAGTGACAGAATACTTGGATCTCAGAGACTTcaaacagaaagctgtttgACTTGATGTTCAGGTGGGTGAGATCACTGATAAGaagaaggagctgcagcagaactCTAATTGTCTGCAGTAATCAGTACCCCTGGCTCCTGGCCAGGCTCTGACAGGAGATGGTGGGAGTTTTCTTAATCTCATCCTCCTTGGCTCAGTTCATTTTTTCTGAGCACGATAGCTGGAATCATCATTACGGGGGCTGTAATGAGTACATGTGGAGTAGTGTGATTCACTGCTCGGGCTTGTTTGTAAGCTGCTACTTGAAACCAGCTGTAGCATGTGCCCTTTCAGACTTGTGTGTTGTAGGCTTCAGGTGTTCTGTAATCCCAATATATTTCTTGGAGTGGTTTCTAGACtaacaggaattaaaaatcaCCCAATGATGCCAGGTTCTGCTCTACAAGCAAAAGAATTCCTCTACATAGAAACTTTATAACATACTACTGATGTTAAAGGAGATAGAAATTAGCCATATTAAAGTCTGCTGTCTGAATATCCACAGCACCTATTACTcatttgttaataaaaaaatcattaaaattacTAATAAATAGGTATTTTGTAAGTTTGCTAGTGACAGCAACAAAATCTTTGCTAGTGTCAGCAGTGAAGTTACTGCTGGTAGGTAAGTGTGATTACTTTCAGCTTTACTTTGGGTTTGGAAACATCTGTTAGGTAAAATTTCGACTGGGAATAgaaaattttgttaaaatgtCATGGAATATAAATCATGTCATGTTCATTGCTGTTCCATGTGCTATCATAGAATAGCCCAGGCTGCAAGGGACCtcaaaagatcatctggtccaaccttgTGTGGAAAAGGGAGCCTAGGTGAGACTATACAAACTCTGTCCTTGCCAAATTCCTCTTACCTGATGGGCTCAGCTCAACAGCAGGAAGGATAGTGCAAAAGACCCCCAGAAGAGGGGATGAAAGCCACCAGGCTTTGCTGTTTCTGGATGCCTGAGAAATGTGAGTATTTACTGAGAGAAAATAGCAAGCAGACAGTATTGCTATGGTGCTGCCCAGTTTTTGCACCTGATGTGCTTACCAATACTTTA
Above is a genomic segment from Strigops habroptila isolate Jane chromosome 9, bStrHab1.2.pri, whole genome shotgun sequence containing:
- the LAS1L gene encoding ribosomal biogenesis protein LAS1L isoform X2, with the protein product MPLAVDCTAELIRCKVLDSSGRLKSHELILSYGLALVRFVNLITERKQKMVSIPLRQLAREVDIPIWVVDLRHELTHGKLPRLALCRKGCDVVLDWLRKTYWSRQLGNNLCEESEDEDEEQEEVEENAELDNDEWEIQTPQHEACQKHKEFHEKVRDVLMSYKNEQLRVMQTAQSVSKNRELWSDTSSEVDWILAQIKDLMQENRETVAEALLSDGFLIPKMDCLKMLNIKYEGNKELWQFKIPQTFYCFWQPLLTGLLSRSFTQILIEKMFMELKECSDSSELRPQFLISWISEMLTGIAKVNAGKKRQHCNKQVPVKELFLHKVPLQWIRLTDNCLEAPCWATPHLLQLILTIMRPRLPRSSRKNLLYLASIYTEGGGPLSSPGLSSDSSEQPIYTIESLQWKTRQENQVKNQGQTVEKQDDVLERDNSVEEVEEEEEEMVTETNPLEGLAHSGNMVAIAEKRAALQGSAWQITADEVRWQDFPLGKLPGQTDDPDGLMLDNYSMMSLLDQPLRDEWKSPNTNSAELNIPVTGGLLWTQSDFHKIKSGLQLF